The genomic window ttttggagCACACCAAAGGATTTGTAGTCCTTTTCAGCTCCATTTTGGAGCTCTCTAGTAGGCCAGATcccaaataataaattttccatttttaaaattttgtgtatGCAATTGACTGCCCTACCGTCTTGTTCACTATTACTATACATTGAGTGAGACTTGTGAGGATTGACCTTTCATAATCAAATTTGTTGACGTTATACTTGTGCAGAAGTATGttactaaaaagtaaaaatataatcaacGATGGCATGGgaaaaaatgaatatgaagGTTGATTGCAAAATACGCTTGAACCTTGATAGTTTTTGCCTTACACCTCATTTGGATTTTCATTGCAATGTCGGGATAAATTAGGCAATCTTATCAGGAATATATATCAACacataagaatatatttaCAACATTTAATCTATCCTTACTAAgaacaaatttcttaaatttgcaACAATAAGGCAATTCATCCTTTTATTGTCTAAGGCCATTATCAACAAGGATATGTATCAAGTGTTTCAGTCGGTTATAAATGACTTTAGTGCAACAGAAAACCCCATTTGTAAGATTCATGAAATATGTGATATACACTATAGTGAATGTCTTCGTTTGGAGCAACGAACACCAAACAACAATATCTTTTAGCATATGTACTTAGAAATCTcatgtttcttcctcttttcctCGGAAAGCCATCCTCTCTCGAAGAATCTTCTGCCCCATATATCTACACATTACAATTTTCCAACaatcatattttgaaaaaaaaagattaaaaacatgTTTAGATCATTTGTATCAATTGGTTTCTGCGTGTTTTTACCTTCCGAGCATCATGATTGTGGCCTGTGGATTAGTCCCCGGAGACTTGAGAAACGTGGATCCATCGATGATCCTCAAAGCATCAACCCCTAATACTTTGTAATTGTTGTCGACCACTTTTCCAACTTGACAACCTCCATGGTAATGATAAATAGTCATCACGGTATCGATACAATACTGCTCCAAATCAAACGTTGAAGTTATGTGTCTTGGCCTTAAATTAGTGGGAAGAGCAAGAATGAGATTTAGTAGTCCACGTGCACTCGCTAAAGGGTACTTGTACTTGGAGTATCCCTTCGAATCTATCACTTTAATAATGGTACTAAGTCCTTCAACACACTTGTTCAAATCCTCTGGATCCTTAAAGTAGTTGAATGTCACTGAAGGGTTATCATCTGGATTCGTATTCCGCAACTCCAAGTGACCTCTCGAGAGCGGTCCATTCACTTTTTGGATGATCACACCCGCTTTTGTAGTCACGTTCAAGGTAAGAtccaaagatttgaaaaacTTTGAGATGGATTGGGTAGGAAGTTTTGTCTGCATATAAAACatcaatatcaaaaaatatcttatgaAGTCTTGTgttaacaaaatttgtaacaTTTAAGAGTGTTAATtgattatacctttttaagaagattcaaaacaccatCGAAGAAGCTACGGGTCAAACTAATAGAGAGACTTAAGGCACTTCCACCTTCAATGTAACTACCAAACTTGGTGATTCCTACGGCTTGTACAAGAGACACTTCTACGGGTTCAGGAGAAGGGATAAAAACCGGATTCATCGGGTTATCACCCATCCCTTGGCCCACCATGGGTTGATCTACGATGACCGGGTTCACTCTATAGGCTGCAAGATGAGCCGCAGGGCCCACACCACTTAGCATCAATAGTTGAGGGCTCGCGATGGCACCTGCTGATAAGATCACCTCACTCATTGTCGAGTCTTGCGTTGCCAATTCTGCCTTGTAGGACACTCCATTTGCGTCCAGAAATATCACCCCATATGCTTTGGGCCTCTGGTTACCTGTCCAATAGAGAAGTTTCATATCCGGAGcaatatacaaacaaataatatgtatgGTAATGTGCAACAACGAATGACTACGACGGTGATAATGACCAAACGATCGCCATAATTGAATAATTCATTATAATTACCAAAATGAACAACTGAAAGTCATGATTCAAAATTATAGAGATTTAAGAGTAAAAAAGAGGTTTCTAATTtgaagtttcagttttttgtAATTAGTGTATGTTATCATaaataatgtttgttttataaataagtaTCATAACTATGTTAAAcatctttatgtttttttttttgttaaggaaCATCTACAAGTTATAACCATGttctaatcaaaatataataatagatCCTTACTACatgtaataaatatataaaaatcataatcgTAAGcaagatttttaatatttcaataacaaattaaacacaagttgtgattaaaaaaaaaaaaaacaagtttgatCACGTGTAAGCTACGTCTCTCTGACTCTCGCtttgttttaggtttttcaGGAACgttcctctctcttctttcataCCTCTCGttatggaaaaataaaataaattataagacATGTATTCAATTATCAGTCGTCATTACCTTTAATAGTGAAGAGGATCTTATGGACAGAAGCATGCAAGTAGACAACTATCATGTTCGGATTAGCATACTCCAACAAATTCGCCGCCGTGTGTCTATGACCATCCCGGTCAAATATCGTACCACCAAATTTAGTCCCAACGATATGTTCGTACGTGAAACCATTGTATGGAGTCACACCAGCTTCCAAAAGCCCATCTCGAAACGCTGATTGCCATTTGTTAACCGGTGGTTCAAAAACCACTTTCTTCTCGACCCACTCGTAAGCCGCTTCGACCTCGTCTCTCTCCCATCCTGCTTCCGCCACGAAATCTTCTTCCGCACGTGAGTAGAATCCTGCGTTTATGACTGTGCCTCCACCGAGTACACGAGCGCGTGAGTTGAAAACGCCGTCTTCGGAGATGAAAAGCTGCGACCATGAGTTTGGAGTTATGTTCAAGAGTGTGTTTGCGAAGTTTCCGATGTCTGTTGCCGCTGGATCGTCGTAAGGGGAACCTCCGCGTTCGAGGACTAGAACGGTTGCGTTTTGAGAGAGCGTTGCGGCTAATGCACATCCAGCGGTTCCTCCTCCGATGATTATGTAGTCGAAGTGAGATAACTTTGGTGCTAATGTTGCATCTTTCATAAATCTATAGTTTCCAGCTACAcgaaaacatatttttcataaagTTGGAGTTCATATTAGTACACTAAGGTAAggtataacaaaaaaaaaaaaaaaaaaacataagttgaATGATTGGTAAAAGGAAACTAAAAATTCACGTACCTTCATCGGAATAACACGAGTCGTGGAAGATGAAAACTGCGACGAggataaattgaaaaaatcgaaagatatgaaaattcaTTATAGAGGAAGATTATAGGTTTGGTTCTTTATCTATTGGGgccaaggaaaaaaaatatgctaTTTATAAACCAacatttagaaaagaaaaaacaaacaggaACATCTCTCACGGTTGCGGCAAAAGTCTTATTCGATGATAACCTGGCTTCGacctctttattttttctagcACATTTAAGTCAACGGATTATAGTATTTTCCATCTTAGACTTTGATTTGTTACATAGTAATAATTATACTTTTAACCCCAGGGTCCTTATTATACaaagtttaagtttttttgttgttgttttccaaaaaaatgatgatttgaCCAAATCAAATTATTGTGGTAATTTTGACGAGGTGGTGCAGCATGGCTGGCCACTATGTTGGAATCCAAGTGGTCAAGAAATGTGAATAAAATGGTTTTAAGAAATGTATAAAATAACGAAGCTAATACCAAAGAGTTGGCTAGACTTTAAGTTACATTAATTGCCAAGGCAAACTAGTTGTTGGAGTATTTAAAGAAGACTGTCCAAATATTGTTGGCTATTGACTATTGATGCTGAAACTTAACCATAAGTAGAAACTACTCAAAGAAATGTGTGATGCGTTGGCTAAACAATATTTATCATCACATGATCAGAAAGTTTATCTTGTTCTGCATATGAAGTGAAATCTGCCCAATTCGAAAAGTCAGCAATTTTGGATACATATTCGCAAATGAGTCCTAAGAAGAGTTTGGTTCATTCATATTAACTACACCAAAATAAGAAAGCTACAAAACCAAATGTCTTCATAAAGAAACTAACCATTATTATCATCCATCCTATTCTCACACAagagttttaagaaaacaacttACAAGGATGGACCACTTCCTAAGGTTCATATGATATAGTCAAAACCAAAGTAGTGCATCACAGACTAGATTGACCTTAACGCTAAGATGCTGTCTCTGCTTCACAGCATATGATAGAATAACCTGTCAAGATCAACCCACCCAATGTTTTAAGAACTTATGAACTTGGGTTCTTGAGCTCACCACAATCTTCAATCACAACTCGTTCAGAAGGATTTCCCATGTCAGAGCCAACATCCTCCATTGCCTTGACCACATTGTATCCATCAACAACTTTCCCGAAAACAACATGTTTCCCATCAAGCCACGAAGTCTTCTCTGTGCAGATGAAGAACTGAGAACCATTAGTGTTGGGACCAGAGTTAGCCATAGACAAAATCCCTGGACCAGTGTGCTTCAACTTGAAGTTCTCATCTTCAAATTTAGACCCGTAAATAGATTCTCCTCCAGTTCCATTCCCACGAGTGAAATCTCCACCTTGACACATGAACCCTGGGATTATACGGTGAAAGGCTGAGCCTTTGTAGTGTAAAGCCTTCCCTGCTTTCCCAATACCATTCTCCCCAGTGCACAAAGCACGGAAATTATTAGCTGTTCTCGGAGTCACATCTGCAAATAACTCCATTACAACACGCCCTGCCTTCATCTTACCAATCAAGATGTCGAAGAAGACTTTAGGATTCGCCATTTTACTCTGTCAATTACAAAGATATGAATCAGCAGATGGTCCCAAATTCTAATTGGTATATAAGAGACTAAATCATGCAAACAAAGGTCCCAAATTgttcaaacaacaacaattgtGAGATTACCACTCTATGAGCACCTTAAAGTAAACTAGATAAAACCCAAGTGGTACTATTTTCCGATCAATGCAGACGAATAAGGATTCAATTATTCAGATCTGACTCAGATTTTCTCATACAAtgttaaaaatcataaaaccgATTAATAAATGTCCCATCCATCGAAATTGTCGataagaaaagataaattcttataacacagagatttaTCGAAACCTCAAATGGATGGTTTTAGGATATTGCACAAATATTGAGCTCGCAGGCGTTTTTTATTATACGTTATCTGCAAGCCTTCGATATGTGCTTTTAACGCGATAAAACGCAAAATCgaagaaatagagaagcaAAAATCATCGAAAACATGAATTGGGTTCACCGAAATGAAGTACCTTTGCAGAGGCAATCTCAAATTCGTCTTCTCAAGGAGCGAGTGAAGGATTTATATAACGGCTCAATGGCACAAGGGCTTTGGGGGCTAGGGTTTTACTAGGGCTTTTGATTGTTTGAGTTGAGACAGAGAGATCTGTTTTCTCGGTTTTgcccttttttattttcttaccgTCACAGTCTCATCAAAAAGCCCATATGATTCAGGCCCATTATTAAAACTACCATCCAAGAAATATAATCGTTTCGTTGGACTTGGACCCAACAACAAACCCCATTTCACATTGGTTCGTGTGAGCTAATTAAAGCTTTAATAAGCTATCTAATTTCAATCTCGTGTTGCTATCTTAATAAGCTCTTTAACAACATAAATCTCAATGTTTTGAGATTGCTTTCAAAGTTAACTATTTGATGTTCATTACAagagactatatatatatgaacctAGTTGCTTAGATCTAATTAAATGAGctttggaaaataaattacataGGACACTTGGGCTTTTCGGATGATTTATAATCTTGGCCTTATTATGAATGCTctaataaaacaagaagaaatggaTTCTCTGGTCGCTTGGACTTGTGTTAGTGGTTTATTAGCAAAGAGAAAGTGTCCAACAACAGAAGTGCAACAGAAGTGCAGAGTCTTTCCGAAAAATCAGATCATAGAACAATGCTTTTGAAGAGATGGTTATTAGGTGGACAAGACTctacattatatattataatattcaGATTATCTTTATACTATTAACCACTCCATAATGTTACAAACAACCAATCTTAAtgtaaaaagtgaaaaactaAATGAGAAGCAATATCAGATATTATAGAGCTAataagattcttctttttcctctctaactctctttcttcaagaCCGATCTCACCCAATGATAAGTGAAATGGGGCGACGATAAGACTTCTTCCTCTCAATATTTACTCTAATGACTTCAGCATCCTTTTGACTTCAGATGTTTATAAGGTGGACAAGAGTCAGCACTAAACAGTATGTAGTATAATATTTGACGTTCAAACTATCTTTATACTACTAATCACTCTACAGTGTTAGAAATAGACAATTTTAATGTAAAACGTGGAAATCATCGAttaggaaaaacaaatgttttcaaTTATGGTTGGACTGTTGAGGGTTTCAATTATATTGACCACCAGAGCTAACCAAATATCATTTTCTGATTGACTTCCCTCAGAATATCTTATACTGATTCCtgaatatctttttaaaaGGGCTTTTCGGATGTCATCTTTAATACCAGAAATAGACTTAGGATTCTTTGACCAAAGAGAAATAGTTCAGATGTGTATGCTATAGATTTTTTTGCACAAACTCTGAACCTATCTTTCAATCTAATAGGTTATGATGGAGGTAGATCATTTTATAAAGTGATTTAATCCATGAACCGATTACTCATTTTAACATCTagttaatcaaatttaaattatttttgaaaaatcacaATGGCAATTTTAGTAGTTTATGCTGAAATtcacataattattttacttagATAATAGTATTAATTATCCGGTGATTATCCAAATCACTATTCTGAaataatgaaattatataatgGTCCGGTGATTATCCAAATCGTCATTTCATTAGTTTCATTAttgatttcataaaataacTCAATGTCTTTAATATTATTCGTAAATGTCTCTTTTAATCTTATGTGTTATTTTATatgtcattttaaaaaattgtcaaaactctctaaaattttaaatcgtcaaaatcatctaaatttttatctaaacTCAAATCACTTCAACTCCTTCATCAAATCACTTCACTTCAAATCATTGGAATTTTGcattgaaacaaaatataatatttatttccaaaacatattcatttgattttggatctaTTTGTTTGAGCCATAGATGGAGAATCTGCTGACGGAAATATATACCCGGCGTCAATGTTGTTCTTGGTATGGATTTCGTTCCATTTATTTGCTTGTTTTAGACAGAGAGATGTTTTCTTCGTTTTGCCCTCTTATTTCactattttacatttttgctTTCAATAACAGTtgtccaaaaagaaaaaaaaaagaaaaaactttcaGTAACAGATCAAAAAGCCCATATTAAGATTTAGGCCCATTATATAAACTCCGTCCGCGATTGAATTCAATCGGTTCGTTGGACCCAACAACAAACCCAATTTCAAGTTCGTTTTACTCATaccatgtcttttttttttaactcataCCATGTCttctaaaaatcaaaactaaaactgaatcaaatggaaggaaaaatattatatttatacttcAAACTTTATAGTTAAAAGACACATTATCACAAGAATCTAACGTTTAACTTGATTCCTATAAGGCTATACtttccaaaccaaaaaaaaacttcaaattaaGAGTATCCGCACCAAAAATCATTGAACAGCCCTAATCAAAACGAAAATGAACAAGATTTGTTAAAGAGAATGATGAATGTTGTGTTTAAGGACGCCAAGAAGATTTCAAGCCAACAAGGAATTTGCCTCTGTACAGATTCGTTGACCATCGGAGTGATAAAAGAATAGGGTTTAGCTTCTTTAGCATTTCGACAGTGTCTTGCACCGCAAGATACCCTCCTGGTCTTAGTATTCGGTCTATTTCCACTACCACCTCCATCAAATCACACCTGagaatatcaaaatcaaaaacaacatgTAGTTTTAGCTATAGATCGAAAAGTCAAAACAACTTGcaagaatcataaattttaCCTTTGAGAAAGATTGGTAAAAAGGAAACTAGAGTGCAAGAGATCATATGATCTTGGGTATGTATTGAACGACTCACACCAATCATGGTATATCCCTATCAAACCTCTATCAAAAATCGTCGATAACGTGTCTTCACCTTCTACAGGAATCACATTCATCACCCACAGAGGTTTGTTTATAAGAGCAGCCGCAAATCTGAAAAGGAAGATATGAACAAATGGTaaacaagagagaaatgaaTCATTTGTGAAGTATATAGTGAAATATTGTCTCACCCTCCATAACCAGCGTTCATGTCCATAACATTGTGAATCCTAGTCCAGTTTATAGCTAAACTATATAGGTAGATATTAGACATGACTCCAGACCAGAGTTTGCTGTCTTCTCTGAAACTCTCTTCACTCCTCTGCTCTCTAAAGAGGCTAACCGGTGTCTCCGTTAACCTCTCAGGCCAACCGGAAGGCCATTTCCCTATTGGACTGACCGGTAGTTTCGGTAGACAAGTAAGCAGAGGAGTGTACCTTTTGATTCGAAAAAATTGTTATGAATTGGTTTAAGAGACAtcaaaaactctgttttttttgttgaaatcatatatttaaGGATACAATGTCATTACCATGAACTGTTCTTCTTGGTCTCTTCTTCAATGCAGAGAGGCGGATCTTTGTTTTTACGAGATTCATAACAAGAATCTGAGTCTGGTTTCTGGTAAATCACGAATCCAACTTTAGTGAATCGAGTTCTAGCCACAACTTTCCAACACATTGATGTAGTCAAAGACTCCATTGCtgcaagaaaaacacatacaaaCCATAAAACATTCACAAACTTCTTCTGTATGCTAATTAAACATAATGAGGAGGGACTAAGAAGAACAAGTAAAACTAACTTTTCCAAACATTACGGTGCCCTTCGTCGTGTTGATAAACTGGTGTAGctgaccaaacaaaaaaccctCCAGGCCTTAGAACCCGGTTAAGTTCCAAAAGTGGTCTACCACCTGCAACAACACATTTCCATATAACAACAGTATTAACAAAGCAAGCAAGTTCACTGATTCAAAAGCAAGGATATATTTGGAGTATAACAACCGTATCCATGCCAATGGACTCTGCATCTAGCGCAATGGATTACGTCGTAAGCATTATCAGGAAAAGGAAGCTTTTGAGTTCCAATAACAGCGAGTGTAGCGGGAATCCCTCGTTCCAGTGCGAACTGAATCTGAGCTTCGTGTTCGTCTTTAGGAGCAAATGACATTGTGATAACGTTCTTATCAAGTAAAGTCCCACCAAAGCTAGCCACACCACAACCAACATCTAGAACCACTCTTACTTTCTTCCCCCAATCAAGAATAGGTAACGtctataaaaagaaaacagtaacTCAGTAAAACTGAATCAATCTTTTGGAtatgtaaatatgtttttttaccttttgtaTGAAGTTGATGTAGTGAATAACACCGTCTTTGAATTGAGTTCCACCTCCAGGGAAGACAAAGAAAGGTCCAGATTTACGAACCCAATTCTGATCTTTCTTGTATTCTACAAGTTTCGGATGAGGAACATTATCATACCAAATCTGCagacacaagaaaaacaagaatttagAAAGCAGAGGAATCACAATCTTCACAAGCAAGTAACAAGAAAAGATCTTACcgaaaaaatagaaacgagTCTCTCACCATGTCTCTACTCTGAGGCCAAGGAAGAGGAACTTTGTAATGTTGTGGCAAAGGAACCAAACATTTTGGTGAACGCTCAGGACAATGTCTCTCTCTGTGCTCCATGTTTCTCTTCGACTTAAGTTTCTTGATAGCTTTTGTGTTATCCAAACACGGTATGTAATCTGGACTCTCACATCTCTTCCAATCTATCTTCAAACTCACGTTCCATTGTTTGTCATCTTTAAGCCAATCCAATTCCAAACCTTGATCATCAGGATGATCATCGACTCGGGTTTGATTAACCGGTGATTCCAGAGGAGGTGATGAGTCGTTGGTGGGACTCGAGATTGGCGTGGAGGTAGGGATGACGGAGAGAGAAGATCGAGGGAGATAAGGGAGAGACAAGTAAGGGAAGAGATCGATGGTATCATTGGTCAAGAGGAGGATTGTGACTGATACGAGCAAGATTGAGAGAACACAGAGACCTGAGAGTTTCCGACTTTGGAAGATGTTCTTGATCATTCTTTCTTCGTTTTTCCACACAACAGAGAGAGATTACTCTGATCGATctttgagagagagatattgaAGTTATGTGTAAAGagccaaaaatagaaaacaagatgggcaataatatatatgacatGTGTCATGCTATTACTTGCTCTGACGTGATGTGAGATATGGAAAGTAATCTCATATCTTTATGACGTTATGATTGTATAGTTTGATGTCCAAGTTAGTGGATGAGAATATTACAAGGAGTTGGAAAATAACATAAGTgtatcttttgcttttggagTCTTCTCAATTGTCTcagtgattttttttgaagttgcAATCCAGAACgaaaaagattaagaaaattgTTCAAATGAACAAGAATTGATGATCTTTGTaagtgaagaaaccaaaagctaTCAAAATTGAATGTTACTCTCATGGATCAGTATAACTTCATGTGAACAAATTGC from Arabidopsis thaliana chromosome 3, partial sequence includes these protein-coding regions:
- a CDS encoding Glucose-methanol-choline (GMC) oxidoreductase family protein (Glucose-methanol-choline (GMC) oxidoreductase family protein; FUNCTIONS IN: aldehyde-lyase activity, oxidoreductase activity, acting on CH-OH group of donors, FAD binding; INVOLVED IN: alcohol metabolic process; LOCATED IN: endomembrane system; EXPRESSED IN: 19 plant structures; EXPRESSED DURING: 10 growth stages; CONTAINS InterPro DOMAIN/s: Glucose-methanol-choline oxidoreductase, N-terminal (InterPro:IPR000172), Glucose-methanol-choline oxidoreductase (InterPro:IPR012132), Glucose-methanol-choline oxidoreductase, C-terminal (InterPro:IPR007867); BEST Arabidopsis thaliana protein match is: Glucose-methanol-choline (GMC) oxidoreductase family protein (TAIR:AT5G51950.1); Has 10629 Blast hits to 10467 proteins in 1108 species: Archae - 4; Bacteria - 3922; Metazoa - 819; Fungi - 1505; Plants - 305; Viruses - 15; Other Eukaryotes - 4059 (source: NCBI BLink).): MNFHIFRFFQFILVAVFIFHDSCYSDEAGNYRFMKDATLAPKLSHFDYIIIGGGTAGCALAATLSQNATVLVLERGGSPYDDPAATDIGNFANTLLNITPNSWSQLFISEDGVFNSRARVLGGGTVINAGFYSRAEEDFVAEAGWERDEVEAAYEWVEKKVVFEPPVNKWQSAFRDGLLEAGVTPYNGFTYEHIVGTKFGGTIFDRDGHRHTAANLLEYANPNMIVVYLHASVHKILFTIKGNQRPKAYGVIFLDANGVSYKAELATQDSTMSEVILSAGAIASPQLLMLSGVGPAAHLAAYRVNPVIVDQPMVGQGMGDNPMNPVFIPSPEPVEVSLVQAVGITKFGSYIEGGSALSLSISLTRSFFDGVLNLLKKTKLPTQSISKFFKSLDLTLNVTTKAGVIIQKVNGPLSRGHLELRNTNPDDNPSVTFNYFKDPEDLNKCVEGLSTIIKVIDSKGYSKYKYPLASARGLLNLILALPTNLRPRHITSTFDLEQYCIDTVMTIYHYHGGCQVGKVVDNNYKVLGVDALRIIDGSTFLKSPGTNPQATIMMLGRYMGQKILRERMAFRGKEEET
- the ROC2 gene encoding rotamase cyclophilin 2 (rotamase cyclophilin 2 (ROC2); FUNCTIONS IN: peptidyl-prolyl cis-trans isomerase activity, cyclosporin A binding; INVOLVED IN: protein folding, response to cadmium ion, signal transduction; LOCATED IN: cytosol; EXPRESSED IN: 24 plant structures; EXPRESSED DURING: 13 growth stages; CONTAINS InterPro DOMAIN/s: Cyclophilin-like (InterPro:IPR015891), Peptidyl-prolyl cis-trans isomerase, cyclophilin-type (InterPro:IPR002130), Peptidyl-prolyl cis-trans isomerase, cyclophilin-type, conserved site (InterPro:IPR020892); BEST Arabidopsis thaliana protein match is: rotamase CYP 3 (TAIR:AT2G16600.1); Has 16518 Blast hits to 16486 proteins in 2631 species: Archae - 108; Bacteria - 6748; Metazoa - 2914; Fungi - 1377; Plants - 1262; Viruses - 4; Other Eukaryotes - 4105 (source: NCBI BLink).) — translated: MANPKVFFDILIGKMKAGRVVMELFADVTPRTANNFRALCTGENGIGKAGKALHYKGSAFHRIIPGFMCQGGDFTRGNGTGGESIYGSKFEDENFKLKHTGPGILSMANSGPNTNGSQFFICTEKTSWLDGKHVVFGKVVDGYNVVKAMEDVGSDMGNPSERVVIEDCGELKNPSS
- a CDS encoding S-adenosyl-L-methionine-dependent methyltransferases superfamily protein (S-adenosyl-L-methionine-dependent methyltransferases superfamily protein; INVOLVED IN: biological_process unknown; LOCATED IN: endomembrane system; EXPRESSED IN: 17 plant structures; EXPRESSED DURING: 9 growth stages; CONTAINS InterPro DOMAIN/s: Protein of unknown function DUF248, methyltransferase putative (InterPro:IPR004159); BEST Arabidopsis thaliana protein match is: S-adenosyl-L-methionine-dependent methyltransferases superfamily protein (TAIR:AT2G40280.1); Has 1162 Blast hits to 1119 proteins in 165 species: Archae - 0; Bacteria - 246; Metazoa - 1; Fungi - 5; Plants - 904; Viruses - 0; Other Eukaryotes - 6 (source: NCBI BLink).) — protein: MIKNIFQSRKLSGLCVLSILLVSVTILLLTNDTIDLFPYLSLPYLPRSSLSVIPTSTPISSPTNDSSPPLESPVNQTRVDDHPDDQGLELDWLKDDKQWNVSLKIDWKRCESPDYIPCLDNTKAIKKLKSKRNMEHRERHCPERSPKCLVPLPQHYKVPLPWPQSRDMIWYDNVPHPKLVEYKKDQNWVRKSGPFFVFPGGGTQFKDGVIHYINFIQKTLPILDWGKKVRVVLDVGCGVASFGGTLLDKNVITMSFAPKDEHEAQIQFALERGIPATLAVIGTQKLPFPDNAYDVIHCARCRVHWHGYGGRPLLELNRVLRPGGFFVWSATPVYQHDEGHRNVWKTMESLTTSMCWKVVARTRFTKVGFVIYQKPDSDSCYESRKNKDPPLCIEEETKKNSSWYTPLLTCLPKLPVSPIGKWPSGWPERLTETPVSLFREQRSEESFREDSKLWSGVMSNIYLYSLAINWTRIHNVMDMNAGYGGFAAALINKPLWVMNVIPVEGEDTLSTIFDRGLIGIYHDWCESFNTYPRSYDLLHSSFLFTNLSQRCDLMEVVVEIDRILRPGGYLAVQDTVEMLKKLNPILLSLRWSTNLYRGKFLVGLKSSWRP
- a CDS encoding S-adenosyl-L-methionine-dependent methyltransferases superfamily protein; the encoded protein is MIKNIFQSRKLSGLCVLSILLVSVTILLLTNDTIDLFPYLSLPYLPRSSLSVIPTSTPISSPTNDSSPPLESPVNQTRVDDHPDDQGLELDWLKDDKQWNVSLKIDWKRCESPDYIPCLDNTKAIKKLKSKRNMEHRERHCPERSPKCLVPLPQHYKVPLPWPQSRDMIWYDNVPHPKLVEYKKDQNWVRKSGPFFVFPGGGTQFKDGVIHYINFIQKTLPILDWGKKVRVVLDVGCGVASFGGTLLDKNVITMSFAPKDEHEAQIQFALERGIPATLAVIGTQKLPFPDNAYDVIHCARCRVHWHGYGGRPLLELNRVLRPGGFFVWSATPVYQHDEGHRNVWKTMESLTTSMCWKVVARTRFTKVGFVIYQKPDSDSCYESRKNKDPPLCIEEETKKNSSWYTPLLTCLPKLPVSPIGKWPSGWPERLTETPVSLFREQRSEESFREDSKLWSGVMSNIYLYSLAINWTRIHNVMDMNAGYGGFAAALINKPLWVMNVIPVEGEDTLSTIFDRGLIGIYHDWCESFNTYPRSYDLLHSSFLFTNLSQR